The nucleotide window tgctactgctaagtcacttcgtgtccaactctgtgcgaccccagagacagcagcccaccaggctcccccttcctttaaatttacatattaatCATTTGATATTGTTCTTGGGCTAGTTAAGTGCTTGCCTACTGCAACGAGAGAGATAAAGAGCCTTTATTGTCATACACCAAAAGGGCCATGAACAGATCATTCTACATTTTGCAAGAAAAATTAGTTTAGGATGAATTCCTCTAAAACCAAATCAtgctttgtagaatttttttaaatatccagtTGACTTATACCAAGAATTTTAGAATGAGTCAAAACATTCAGTTTCCTGGGAATATAATTAACAAACAATTCAACCTAGAAGGTTTACAAGGAATTACATGGCTCAAGATTAGATGGACATTTTACGGAGTCTTTTTTCCTTCAATCACATAAGCAGTAAGTGCCTCATACTTTTGCTTTGACCACTGGACAATCGGACAGTTGGTCTCCATTCTCCCATCGTCTGGATGCTTTCTGGAGAAGGTAGTTCCGAGTTTCtgatagccaaaaaaaaaaggggggggggaaacACCATTgacttatatttcttattttataaaagaaaataagcgACTCGGTAGCGACTAACTTCCCTGGTAGTGTCAAGAGTCTGAAACAAATGTATCACCAGGGATAGAAGAATTGCGGACTTTCAGGCAGACGGTCCCTAAACTAGCTTCTGAGAGATTTTTAGAAGCCTCAGGGGCATAAAAATCTCGGGTGGGTACATTGCTCATTTTACAGATTGAGAAGCGGTCATTTTTTGGTCTCAGACGGTAACGAAAGACGTGCGAAGGCGACCAATTCCCCCGATTTCGGTGAACCCCAGAACTTGAAAGTCCCAGCAGGAGCCGCAGTTTTCCTTTCTGACCCCACCACAGCGAACCCAAAGCACGAATCCAAAAGAATAGAGACGAATCGAGCCAATTCCAACAGAGGAATCCGGCCGGCTGCGAAATTCTCCCTGAGGCGGAAAAGATGAGAAAGTCGTCCCACTCCAACCAATCAGGTTAGAGGAAATCTTGGCACACCCCCTTCCCGCCAGCCAATCAGCATCTAGTTCGATGGGCCCGGCCCACTGACAGGGAAAAcgcctttaaaattttattagtatagcttcccacccacctcccccccaCCGTCATTCTAGGCCTTTCCACAAACTGCggtcaaaaaaggaaaactgcatGTAACACTTCCAAAGCTTGTCAGTCTTTCGGTAAGAAGCGAAACCACAGACCTCTTAAAACAGTGATACTAAGAGGGACAGGGACAGGGACAGAGAAACGAGGGTTCTATAGGGAGGTTTCTATAGGGAGAGAAAACTATAACTCCCAAGGGCCTTTGCGCGGACTACGCGCGCCCCGAGCAAGAGGGCGGACCAGCGTAGGTAAGAGGCTGAGGGTCACAAGGGTGCTCTAGGACTTCCTGAAGTGGGCGGGACTTGAGGTGGGCGGGGCGGTGGCCACCTCGGCTCTCCCGCTTTGTGGCCTCCTCCTTCGGCGTCAGCCGCCAGAGACGTCGGAGGGGGCGTGGCCCGCGCGGAGGCTGGTGGGGGTGAGAGCGCCGCGGGACGTGGGTGACGCGTCTCCTTCCAGCTCAGCGGTGTGTGAGGTGTCGCGGCTCCGCTGGCGATTGGCTGTTGAGAGGCGAGTGCGCAGCGGCCGTTGGTCGCCGGCAGCACGGAGCGAGAGCCGGGGCGGGCGGGGGTGATATGGGGCGGCAGCGGAGGTGGCGGCTGGAGAAGGCGGGCGCGGACGAGCCGGCGGCCGCGGCGGAAGCGGCGGTTCCCGGAGTCGTCCCGTGAAGCGCCCGGGTCGGCGCCGCCGTGGGCCCCTGGGAGAGGGCAGCCAGCGCGCGAGCCGCTCAGGAGCCTGTCCTCCAGCGCCGCAGCCCTTCGGACTCTCGGTCTCATCCTCACTCTCCTGCTCCGGCTCCTCCATCTTGGCCTCGGCAGTGGCAGCTGCAGGGAGGATGTGCCGCCTTCTGGCAgggggaagaaggaggagaagatgaAGAAGTACCGGCGGGCCTTGGCCCTGGtctcctgtctctctctgtgttccCTGGTCTGGTGAGTAGCCGCGACCACACGGGACTTTCCCTTGAGGGGAGACGGGGCAGGGAAAGCCCGAGTCACACCCCCAAATTATCCTGGCTTTTGGGGTGCGGGTCTCCGAGGCGCCTATGAGGCAACAAACACATTATTCCGTGACTTCCCGGCGGACTGGCCTGGCAGCACTGTGTGTGGAGGTTTTCATGGTGCATTTTGGCATTTACAGAGTCTTAAGTGGCAGAGGAAGCGCCCAGGTGCCTTTGTACCCAATTACCCTGGCCCTTGGCGATGGAGGGGTGTTTGGGTAGTGTTCAGATAGAGACTGGCTAAGTTGTTCGGGCTTAGTACCAGCCACTTGTTTTCATGGTGTGCGAAGGGCAGAAAGCGTGTCGGATGTGGCGTGTTCCCGATAGGCGATTTTAACAACGTGACTTGGGAAGGTGAGTAATGTACGAACAGTAGTTCTCCTGGCCCTTTTCTCTCCTGGTCTTTGCCTCGGATACTTTTGGGGTTGCTGTTCTTGGAAACTTTGGGGGGCGTTATGAAGCCCTTTTTCAAGGAGTAGATGATAAGCTGTTCAGTAGCTGAGTGTGTCTTAGGTGTAGTGTGCACGGGTGTTTCTGATCGTGTGCCTCGGATAATGTCCCTTAGTAATAGAAGGATAAGCCCTGCATTTTGAAGGCGGGAAGAGTGCTTTGTCTGTAAGTTTCTGTATGGAGTTTCTGTTAATCCCTGGCACATTTGGGTTTTTGGGGAGGAGCAGAGAAAGCTAGCTTATCAGTCAAAGGATCGTTACCATTGCACTTGAAAAATCCCTTCTGTACTCCGAGGGGATTTCTTCAAAGTTGTGTGATGTTTGCTGATTCAACAGATGCTTCTTCAGTCAAAGTGATTTGCTGTTACATTAAAATCTAGGTAAACTAAGTTTCTTGTTTAGCTTATTTCCGCAAAACACCAACAGCTGTTTTTCATTAATGTGGGGTGTCTAACGGATTCCAAAGACACTGAAGTTGTACCagaaaataatagataaataagaaaagaagacaCTTGCCTGGCTGAAGAATTTTGAGTGGTAGGTTGATAGACGTTTTAGAGAACAAGAAATTTGACCTTTTTGACATTTACTCTCAACCCTTTAGCAAGACCAGTGTTATCTCATCTTAATACTTATCAGCATCACGTTGGGTACAAAAAGTGCTTTTAGGAAGTGAGTACACTcactcattttaaatttaaatttttacgtGAGAGAGGGAAACCTTGTATTCATAACCACTTCTTTCTTTTGGCTGTTTAGTTGTAGGTtatgtgttttttctctttctccctgatCTTGCCCATCTTTAGACCATGTTGTTATTCTTCTTTACTTTGTGAAATGGTTTAGGGCAAAGAGGTTACACTTTTCATTCACATTTAAAACACACCAggatctctgatttttttcttttttaagttgaaatatacctgacatataacattgtgtaaatttcAGTTGTAGAACatattgatttgatacatttacatATTGTAATATGATTACCATTGTTGAAATAGTTAAGCACCTCTATCATATTACATAGCCATTTCTTCTTGTGGTGGGAATAGTTAAGATCTAGTCTCAGCAAGTTGATAATTATCATAAAATAGTGTTGTTTATACTAACTATTCAGTGGTCTTCAGGACTAACTTATCTACCAGTTGCAAGTTTCTACCCTTAAatggaattgaaaaaaaattgattgGTGGCAGTGAAATCAAGCATTTTAgtgtagttttaaaaatc belongs to Bos javanicus breed banteng chromosome 16, ARS-OSU_banteng_1.0, whole genome shotgun sequence and includes:
- the LOC133227751 gene encoding uncharacterized protein C11orf96 homolog, whose amino-acid sequence is MRPRVRRAAALEDRLLSGSRAGCPLPGAHGGADPGASRDDSGNRRFRRGRRLVRARLLQPPPPLPPHITPARPGSRSVLPATNGRCALASQQPIASGAATPHTPLSWKETRHPRPAALSPPPASARATPPPTSLAADAEGGGHKAGEPRNSELPSPESIQTMGEWRPTVRLSSGQSKSMRHLLLM